GGAAAGGGAAGAAGGAAGAACGAAGAAGCGAGGTGAGGGGGACATGAAGAGACACCTTCCACTTATAtttgaaagagagagagagagaagtggggAGCAAAAGTGGGGTTGCAATCTGTGTAAATCTAATTTCAAATTTGGATTGAAATCCTTCAAAATTACGACTAACTTTAGCTGATAAACCTATTCGTTTGGACCAAAATGTCCCCGTGTCTTTGGGCAATGTAATTTGGCGCGAGATTTCTCCTTTCACAGTATGCGAGTGGTAGCCTGTCATTGCGTCAACTTCCCAAACGTCTAAACGCGAGCCTTCCGTGCCCATCTGCCGCCAAAACTCACGTTCTCTCAGGTTCAATGCACAGGCTCTTCCCAACAAGTCGTTGGCATCTGAAAAATCACTTCCCCAACCTCAGATTCGTCGTTACCTCCGCTCGTTCCCGCCAGTACACCGATGCCCCCGAACCCCGACTCCGAGCTCGACTTCTCTGGCAACGATGTGCTTGGGGAGCTCGAGTCTTCGAAACCAATCAACCCATTTCCCCGATTCGCTCCGGGGATGGAGAATAACTTCCTTCGGACGGGGCACTCTGAGTCGGCGGCGGCTCAGATATCGCATCCGTGGCCCGAGTGGGTGGATTTGATGGTGCTTCTGTCGAAGGGAGGTTGCTTTGATGCGGAGGGCAACCCGTTCCAGAGTGTGGAGTTGGGTCCGAAAGATTCGAATCTCATTAGAACCGCATGCCTGAATTTCGCCCGCGACAGATACAACGTTATGAGGTACTGAAAGGAATGACCTTCGGTTGGTACGCTTTACCTTTTTGATTTAATTACAGAGACATTGGGCTCGGGTGATGATGGTGAGGTAATAGACCTCTGTGCCTTCATTTTTTTTTTGGGTCAAATCTGTGCCTTCTTGAGGAGTGTATATTTTGTGGGTAGGCAGGGCTTCTTCGGAGCAGAGTTCGTTATAAGCCTCGTTCTGATCGTTGTGAATGTATTGCTCATATGAGCTTGAAGAGAGTTCAAACTTTCTCCAGGTTCTTGTTAAATGCTGCATTTAAATACCCACCAGCATATTGTCATTTAGAGAGCTAATTCTGTCACGTTTGACTGTTATTCCTGGCCAAAATTTATATTTCTCTTGCTTTGAGGTTCAGAGCATGCTAGTTATGGGAATCGGAACTCCACCATCTTCAAACCAGGCCAAAAATCACAACATCGCGAAGGAAAAAAGTTCTCTTCTTTGTTTGTTCATTTTGAAAACATGGAGAAAGAAAGTATGGAGTAGTTATTTATGAATGGTCAAGTTGTTGTGGATAATATCACCATGTCGTGTCAACTATGAAGTAATGGCCTATTATCATTTATCCATAGATTTGTAATTTGTTTGTTTTGCAAAAATGAATGATTTGAAAAATATTTTCTTAGAAATGATCGCTTGTATCTTTTGAAATAATTAGTCACTTGTAAATGTTTTCATAATTGATAACTATATATGTTTAAATATTTTTGTGGATGatgaaaatatttttcatcatttatTTTTGTAAGCGATACAAGTGACCATTTTTTTAGAAATGTAGACATTTTCTCCCGAGCCTTTCTTTTATCCAGAATTCTGTTAGTAAGCTAAATGTAATATCATTAAAAGCACCTTAGTTGGCATCTTAGTCCATCTTTTTCTGCATAGTGGCAGCAACATGGTGCCTTATGTGCGTCCTCCTTTACTTAGAAAAGGGAATCCACAGGACTTGCCTTTAGGTGTCAAGCTTGCCCATCCACTATCAGGCCTTTCTATGTTACTATGCCTTTTTCTAGAAATGAAGTATTTGACTAGAATTTGGAGCTGAAGATTTTCGATGGCACATAACCTGAAAAGAGGCAATTCATATTACATTGGGCATGTGATAATAACGCATATTAAAAATTAGCTGGTAGTCAATTTGACGGTATGCATTCTGATTCAGAGGTTACCTATTCAATGTGGCTAATGACTGTCCAATGCAATATCATCACCAAATAGGCATCTGACAACATAGCTTTACTTGAGAAATCGGGGGTTTCCTCATTTACATATAGAAAGAGTCGCTTAACTCATATTCAGAAGGTTTTAACAAGACATTTCCGATAGGTATTTGTCAAAGAAACATATTCAGGTCATAGCAGAGTGTGGATGCCCCAGCACAGACAGAAAAGTGGTGAACTCTGGTAAGCGCTTGAGGGCGCATGTGGGCATCGATGAGGGAAATGTATGTCCTCTTCTTAAAGACTTCCAGTAATCATTAGATTATATGGTTTCATCAGTCATATTCGTTACAGACAGCTGCTTTGCTAGGTTTGCAGCTCCTGCAATTTGAGGGGAAACTGTGAGAGAGCATTTGTGAAGGCGCGTGAAGATGAAGGAGGGCGCACGGTTGATGTTATGCGAATCTTGTTGAAATATGGACTTGACCCCGTAAGCGATACTGTGGAGAATAAACCATGTCTGACTAGAACAGTTAAGGAATCAGTCAGAGCACTGCTAAAGCAAATGGCAGAGTATGGCACCGATGTACTTGGCTCTGATTCGTTGAAATCTGTTGGAGAAATCCTCGTGAAGTGTTTTGAAGTTGACAAAACGTTTCCATCAGTCTAGTCTGAAGGTCTGCAGACTCTGTTATTTAAAGTCTGAAGACTTCCGGACAGCCAGAACTCAAGACTCAAAGTCTATCCTCATTGACAGTCTCTAATCTGTGAAGAAAGGTTATCCAGAACTGGATGTTTTGTTCAGGATTTATCCTTATCATCTGGAGAAGATCTCGTGGCTGGAGAAGACGTAACAGAATCCTTTGATTGATCAAGATTGATTCAATGATTGAAGATTCGATAATTGTATAAATATTATTGGAAGGTTCTACTTATGGAAACCGAGATCCTGATTGTATGGGCGAACATGATTGATGGGCTATCAACACGTTCCTTTAATAGCTCGAACAATCTTCCTAATTGATTCCGTCCAACGGGTAGATTGGAGGAATTCCTTTGGTAAGTGCCAACGGGTATGATGGCATAAAGGAGTATATAAGGAAGACGTTTTTAGTTGTTCGAGGTGTGTGCGATAGATGAATTCCAAAGTCTGAAGCTCCTTTTTGTTTAGACAATTTCTTTGAGCGAATACTTGTATACAAAAGAGAGTCTATATTTGTGAGAAACCTTGAGAAGGTGTGGTAGAACATCTACACTGTGGAATCAAGGCAAAGCTGTGCTGTAACTTCTCTTTTGATCATAGTGAAATCCAGCCGGTGGGCTGTCAGTGCGGAAGAGTGGACGTAGGCTTGGAATAAGCCGAACCACTATAAAATCCTGTGTTCAATTTTCTCTCTCTCTTTATACCTCGATCGTATTTCATCTTGTTAAGAATTGCTTCCGTATTTCGACAAATTGTTTGTGcgcctattcacccccctctaggtgTTTATACTAGctatctcaaaatccacaccagctggTGATTTATCCTCGCATTCAAGTTCGGAAGAGAAAGGCTACAAAGATGTTCCAATGAAACAAGGAGATTGGCATTGCCCCAAGTAATGCAATTGTTAACATCCTATTGATTAATTTGAGTTTTGCTCCGAATATTTGATACAATTCTGCATATGGCAGGTGCAACTTCTTAAACTTTGCTAAGAACATCAAATGCTTGCAATGCGATACTTTTTCTCAGGAAAGATTGAATCAACTGCAGGAAGACCAAGATC
The Rutidosis leptorrhynchoides isolate AG116_Rl617_1_P2 unplaced genomic scaffold, CSIRO_AGI_Rlap_v1 contig283, whole genome shotgun sequence genome window above contains:
- the LOC139882549 gene encoding zinc finger protein VAR3, chloroplastic-like — translated: MPPNPDSELDFSGNDVLGELESSKPINPFPRFAPGMENNFLRTGHSESAAAQISHPWPEWVDLMVLLSKGGCFDAEGNPFQSVELGPKDSNLIRTACLNFARDRYNVMRYLSKKHIQVIAECGCPSTDRKVVNSGKRLRAHVGIDEGNVCSSCNLRGNCERAFVKAREDEGGRTVDVMRILLKYGLDPVSDTVENKPCLTRTVKESVRALLKQMAEYGTDVLGSDSLKSVGEILVNSEEKGYKDVPMKQGDWHCPKCNFLNFAKNIKCLQCDTFSQERLNQLQEDQDHLPLKKGDWICDKCNFLNFAKNTRCLQCKEKPLERLLNPGEWECESCNYINFRRNRVCLKCDYRRPKASNSKGLSQRDYDVGNHNQGPGAVEDRNVGY